In a genomic window of Bacillus sp. (in: firmicutes):
- a CDS encoding DUF421 domain-containing protein: MNYIWESIAILLTGFFLVRVAGKKTVAEMSGLEIITLLAIASTISHAISEKGLIKTIIVLCTFVAFLVLIQFLTIKYRIIKKIFIGKETPVIQNGKIISNNLKKLRLSVDELEARLRENGITSINDVKNASIEITGQLGYELMQHAKPVTIGDLEKILDQTIPKILQQLTANESKQSTK; this comes from the coding sequence ATGAACTACATTTGGGAATCAATAGCAATTTTATTAACGGGTTTTTTTTTAGTACGCGTTGCAGGTAAAAAAACAGTAGCCGAAATGTCGGGATTGGAAATTATAACACTTTTAGCAATTGCTTCAACAATAAGTCATGCTATTTCAGAGAAGGGCTTAATAAAAACAATAATTGTCTTATGTACTTTTGTAGCATTTCTTGTACTTATTCAATTTTTAACAATTAAATATAGAATTATAAAAAAAATATTTATTGGGAAGGAAACACCAGTTATTCAGAATGGAAAAATCATTTCCAATAATCTTAAAAAATTACGCCTATCAGTTGATGAGTTAGAAGCAAGATTGCGAGAAAACGGAATTACTTCTATAAACGATGTTAAAAATGCTTCTATTGAGATTACCGGTCAGTTAGGATATGAGCTAATGCAGCATGCTAAGCCAGTAACAATAGGTGATTTAGAAAAAATTTTGGATCAGACAATACCAAAAATACTCCAACAATTAACCGCGAACGAAAGTAAACAATCAACTAAATGA